Below is a window of Streptomyces qaidamensis DNA.
ACTGCACCGGCCAGGTCCACAGGGAGCGGCGCCAGCCCAGGGCGAGGGCGGCCAGGCCCAGGATGTTGCCGATCATGTCGGACCACAGGATGTGCTGGCCGAACAGGGCGAACGCCTCGGAGTTCAGCCCGTTCACCGGGTTGCCGGGCCCGTCTCGAGCGAGGGGGACGTGAGCCTGCCGTCCGGCGTCTCGTCGGGTATCAGGTCTCGGAAGCGATCCATGCGCCCCAGCTTCGGCGCTGTATACCCGTTTTGTCTAGCATTGACACCTGGCAGGTCGCAATTTAAGGAAATCAGGCGTGACGCCGTGGAGCAGCCGCGGATACGGCCTCGGGTGCGGCCGTGTCCGGAGGGTGGCCCGGGTGTACGGCCGGGCCACGGCGGGCGTGTTCGGCGCGTCGGCCGGTCCGTCTGTTCAGTGCGTCGGCCGGTCCGCCTGTTCAGTGCGCCGTCCGGTGCTGCCCGGAGAGCGCGCCGAGGGTTTCGAGATCGACCGGCTCCGCGGCCTCGGGGACACTGCCCCTCATGCGCAGCGCGCCCTGCTGGACCGGCAGGAATTCGGTGTTGATCTCCCGGGCGAGGGCCGCCGACATCATGTCCGCGCGGACGCAGAACGTGTAGTCCTTGCGGTCCTTGCTGATCTTGATGCCGAACGTGCGGAGGGGCAACAGGTCGGGCGCCACGCGCTCGTACTGGACGCGGAACTCCGGCGGTGTGGCCGCCAGCTCGGGTCGCAGCACGTACTGTTCCGAGTTCGCCAGGTGCCGGCAGAACTCGTCCAGTTCCCGCAAGAGCGTGGGGTGTACATGCCGCACGAGGAGGAGATGATCGCTGCGGATGCCGCTCGGTGCAGGAGTCCAGCGGGCTTGTACGAGGCGTGAATCCGGCAGCGCGTCAGCTGTGTGCCAATAGGTTCTGAATCGGGGCATGTGGCAAGAGTGCTCCGAAAGGTGCTGTATGTCTATTGTCGGGCCGCGCCCGCGGGTGGCTCACGGACGGGATGCGGCCCATCGGGGGGTGCCGCCGCACGGCCCCCGCGGCCCCTGTTCCCTCGCTTCAGCGGGACTACTTCTTCAGGCCTGTCGCCGCACAGTCGGCCGCGAGTCGGGGCGTGCATATCTCGGACAGCTTGTACATGCCGCTCCCGATGACCGTGTCCTTGATGTTGTCCCTCGTCAGGGCGACGACCGGCACGAGATGTGCGGGAATGTCCTTACGGGTTGGACTGTCGACTCTGCTGGAGGTGAGGGCTTCGAACTGAATGTCTCTGCCCTGGGCCTTCGCCACGGCCATCTCCGCGGCGTTCTCGGCCTCCTCCGGGTACGGCTTGTACACACTCATGTACTGCTCGCCGGTGATGATCCGCCGAACCGCCGAGAGCTCGGCGTCCTGCCCGGTGATCGGGGGCAGGTCGGTTACGCCCGCGGCCTTCAGTGCTTCGATGATGCCGCCCGCCAGGCCGTCGTTGGCGGCGTAGACGGCCTTGATGTCGTCCTTTCCGATTTCGTTGATCGCCTCGGCCATGTTCTTCTCGGCGGTCTGCGGCTTCCAGTCCTTGGTGTCGAACGACTTGGCGATCGTCACCTTGCCGTCGAGGGCGAGGACCGCGCCCGCCTTGAACTGCGCGGCGTTCGGGTCGGTGGGTGAGCCGTTCATCATGACGATCTTGTCGGAGGGGCCGGCGTCCTCGCCCAGGGCCTCCAGCAGGGAGCGGCCCTGTACCTCGCCGACGAGCTCGTTGTCGAAGGTGATGTACGCGTCGATCGGGCCCTCGGCCAGCCGGTCGTAGGCGATGACCGCGATGCCGGCCTCCTTGGCCTTCCTCACCCCGCCTGCGATGGCATGCGTGTCGACGGGGTCCAGCAGGATCACGTCGACCCGTTCGTCGATCATCTGCTGCAGTTGCCGGGTCTGCTCGTCCGCGTCGGCCTCGGCGTTGGCGTACTCGACCCGGCCCCGGCCGCGGGTGAGGGACTCGACCTTCGCCTTGATGACGGGATAGTGGAACTGCTCGTACTGAGGGTTCGACTTTTCCGGCAGAAGCAGCCCCACGGTGATGTCGTCCCCCTTGGCCGGGCGTCCGTCGGCGCTGCTCCCCGTCGGGTCGAGCCCGCCACAGCCGACGAGCGAGACAGAGATCGTCGCGATGGTCACGGGCAGGGCGGTACGACGCATCGGGAGCTCACTTCGGGCGCGATCGGGAGGTGGGCATGCATTGCGGCCCACTGACTGAATAGCCGAGACGGAGGCGGACCCGGCGTCGAGCGGAGCTACTGTACGAGATAAGAGATGGCATCTCGCAATAGGTTCCCTGGACTCGTGCGAGGCGGGCGGCTTCCTCGGGCGACTGCACGCCCCACGGGCGGCCTCGGGGGAGCGGGAGGTGGTGCCCCGGGCCGACGGTGAAATTACCTGCTTCGAGACCCGTCCCGATCCTGAAGGGCCGGCCGTCCTGTTGGAGATCGTCGAGGTCGCGTCGACAACTACGCTTCAGTGGAAGGTATTTGACGACTCGTCAAAAGATTCCAGGGAGGGCTGCCGGTCTGTCCGCACCGGCGTGTCCGTATCGCTTGACACGATGCCATCTCGCATTGAAAGATGCTCGCCATGCGAGTAGTGACGACGGATGCCGGCCTGGGCCGGATCGAGGACGGGGCTGTCGCCCTGCTGGACACTGCTTTTCCGCACATCGGAGTGGTCCTCGAACAGGAGGGCTCGCTGCGGTGTCTGGCGTCCTGCGCGGTGCGCAGACGCATCCCGATCGACGAGGCCACCCTCGTGGCGCCGCTGGGCCGTCCCCGCGCGGTGTGGGGCGTCGGGCTCAACTATGTGTCGAAGGCGGCCCGCACCGGCCGGGGACTGCCCGAGCAGCCGATCCTGTACCTGGCCGCGTCGTCCGGTGTGTCGGCACCCGGCGCGCAGGTGGTGATCCCGCAGGCCGCGGCCGAACCCGACTACGAGGGCGAGATCGCGGTCGTGGTCGGGCGCCGGCTGTACCGGGCGAACGAGTCCGAGGTCTGGCCCGCGATCGCGGGCATCACCGCGGCCAACGACATGACGGCGCGGGACGTCATGCGCACCACGTCCGTGCCCGCCCTCGCCAAGAGCTACCCGGGTTTCACGCCGCTCGGCCCCTCGCTCCGCACTCCCGACGACCTGTCTGACCGCGACACGATCCGCGTACGGACCCTGGTCAACGGCGAGCTGGTGCAGGACGACACGAGCGCCGGAATGATCTTCCCGGTGCCCGATCTGCTGAGCCGGTTGTCGTGGTTCACCGCGCTCGAACCCGGCGATGTCGTCCTCACCGGAACCCCGGCCGGCACCGGCCAGGACCGTGCGTGCTTCCTCGCCGACGGCGACGAGGTACGCGTCGAGGTGGACGGCGTGCTGCCCCTCATCACCCGCGTCGTGCGTCCTGAGGACGCTTCACTGCGCGACCACCGACTGACCGAACCGGTCAGCTGACCGCTCTCACCCTGGAGTGCACATCGATGTCCATCTC
It encodes the following:
- a CDS encoding sugar ABC transporter substrate-binding protein, whose protein sequence is MRRTALPVTIATISVSLVGCGGLDPTGSSADGRPAKGDDITVGLLLPEKSNPQYEQFHYPVIKAKVESLTRGRGRVEYANAEADADEQTRQLQQMIDERVDVILLDPVDTHAIAGGVRKAKEAGIAVIAYDRLAEGPIDAYITFDNELVGEVQGRSLLEALGEDAGPSDKIVMMNGSPTDPNAAQFKAGAVLALDGKVTIAKSFDTKDWKPQTAEKNMAEAINEIGKDDIKAVYAANDGLAGGIIEALKAAGVTDLPPITGQDAELSAVRRIITGEQYMSVYKPYPEEAENAAEMAVAKAQGRDIQFEALTSSRVDSPTRKDIPAHLVPVVALTRDNIKDTVIGSGMYKLSEICTPRLAADCAATGLKK
- a CDS encoding fumarylacetoacetate hydrolase family protein; translation: MRVVTTDAGLGRIEDGAVALLDTAFPHIGVVLEQEGSLRCLASCAVRRRIPIDEATLVAPLGRPRAVWGVGLNYVSKAARTGRGLPEQPILYLAASSGVSAPGAQVVIPQAAAEPDYEGEIAVVVGRRLYRANESEVWPAIAGITAANDMTARDVMRTTSVPALAKSYPGFTPLGPSLRTPDDLSDRDTIRVRTLVNGELVQDDTSAGMIFPVPDLLSRLSWFTALEPGDVVLTGTPAGTGQDRACFLADGDEVRVEVDGVLPLITRVVRPEDASLRDHRLTEPVS